A region of the Halosolutus amylolyticus genome:
TCGCGGCGTCGCCTGCTCGGTGGCATCGGGGCCGTCGCCGCGGCCGGACTGGCCGGCTGTCTCGGGAGCGCCGACGGCGGCGACGAATCGCCGGCCGAGCCGATCGCGCTGGACGAGGGCCAGACGTGTGACGTCTGCGGGATGACGATCGCGGACCACTACGGGCCGGCGGGACAGCTGTTCTACGCCGACGGGAAGCCCGGGGACCGCGACGGGCCGGCCCGGTTCGACAGTCTCTCGGAACTGCTGGCCTCCCACGAAGAGCGCGTCGCCCGCGGCTGGACGCTTCGCGACGCGTTCGTCACCGACTACTCGAGGGTCGAGTACGCCCTCCGGAAACGGGAGGGCGTGATCTACATCTCGAGTCACGTCGCGGCAGACGCCTTCGCCGACGCGACGACGCTCCACTACGTCGTCGACAGCGGCGTCGAAGGGGCCATGGGCGAGGCGATCGTGCCGTTCGGCGATCGGGACGACGCGGAAGCGTTCGTCGCCGCCCACGACGGCGAGATCCGGGGCTGGGACGACCTGCTGTGACTGGACGGAGGGTGGAATCGCTCTCGGCCACAGGAACCCGGTGTGCCATCGGCCACGGCGATCGAGTCCGGGAACCGCCACCCTCGTCGTGTCAGACCGTGCCGTCGTCGGTCGGTGACTCGATCGCCCCGTCGTCCGCGTATCCGGTGCGGCGGTACTGGTGCCAGAGCCGAACGTGAACGGAGAGTCCGATCGCCGCGACGAGGCCGAAGTAACAGTAGATGGCGAGTTCGACGTACGCGGGGACCGATTCGAGCATCACGTGACCGTTCCGCCGCGTCGCCGATAGCAATCGGCCTGAACGGGTCCACGCTCTTTATACGGGCTTCGGTTCGGCGTGCACCGCCGTGATCGCCGACCGGAATCCCGCTCGCCCGCCCTCACCGGTTCGAGAGCATCCAGAGGCGGAGTGTGAGGTACACCATGACGAAGCCGAACGTGGCCGCGAACAGGTACGCGCCGTCGAGCGCCGCGTACACGAGCGCGATCGCGTTCAGGGCGATCCCGAAGACGTAGATCGGTCGGAGTCGCCGGGTGTTCATTCGCGGTCGCCCTCGTCGGTCGCGTCCCCGTTCACTCCCGTCGCGTCGTGACTTCCGATCGCGTTACGACCTGAACCCGAGGGCCGATCGGCTCCTCGCGGGCGAATCGCCGTCGGACGACTCGGCTGGAATCCTGTCATACCGGGCCGTTAGAACCCGACCGTGAAAACAGTCGCAGTTCGCGGTCGCGGTGTCGACGCTCCTCGATCACGCCGCCTCGCTCCCGAACGTCAGGTCGTCGCTCTCGACGACCTCGCCGAAGAGGAAGTCGGCGTGTTCGAGCGCGTACTCCTGATGCTCGTCCTCGATCGCGCCGATGCAGTCCTCGACGAGCAGCGGCCGGAAGTCCCGCAGTCCCGCGCTGCCGGCGCTGTGGAGGACGCAGACGTTCGCGAGGGTCCCGACGAAGACGAGGTCTTTGATCCCGCGGGCGTTCAGCCACCCCTCGAACTCCGTCTTCTGGAAGGCGTCGTAGGTGTGTTTCTCGACGACGTGGTCGGCCGCCTCGACGGGGAGTTCCTCGACGATCTCCGCCTCCCAGGAGCCTTCGACGACGTGCTCGCCCCAGCGATCGAACTCGTCGTAGTAGTGGGCGTCCTCGAACTGGTCGGGCGGGTGGACGTCCCGCGTGAAGACGATCCGGACGCCCGCCTCGCGGGCCCGGTCGACGAGGTCCCCGATCGGTTCGATGACCGCCTCGCTCCCCGGTGCGTACAGCGAGCCGTCGGGGTGACAGAACCCGTTTTGCATGTCGACCACGACGACCGCAGTGCTGTCTGGTTCGAGGTGCATGTGTGATGCTACGGACACGTGCCCAAAAACGTTCGCGCCCGGTACGCGATCGGGCTGGCCGATTATCGGTCGGCAGATCTTCGCCCGCGTCCGTGATTCGTCCGACCGAGGCGCCGGTCTCGCGTCGGTTCGTCCGCGCCCCCGTCCGGCTCGGCCGGTGTCGCCCATCGGCGGTCTTTTTGTAGTCGCTTCCGTACTGGCCCCTAGCTACCGTTCATGAGATCGACACGTGTCCCGCTGCTCGTCGCGCTGGTCGTGTTGTCACTGTGTGCCGTCCCGCTGTCGGCTGCCGGGGGTGGCGGCGCACCGTCGGCGACGGCTGGCGGTATCGAGGGTGCGACGTCGCCCGCAGCCGTCGCCGCCGGCGACCACGCCGCGAGTGCTGGCGCGACCGGAACGCTCGATCGGGCCGCGTCGACGCCGGCGATTCAGGACCGGGACGACGATCACTCGACCGGGGACACGATCGGCTACGTCGAGGGCTACTGGTACGACGACGAGTTGCCCGTCGACGACCGCGAGGACGCCACCGTCGATGACGACGAACTCGACGCGGTCGTCTACCGGGCGATGGCTCGCGTCGAGGTGATCCGGGAGCGGACGTTCGAGGACGACGTCGACGTCGAGGTCCGCTCCCGATCGGCGTACCAGGCCGAACAGGACGACCTCTTCACCGACCTCGGGCCGGCGGAACGCCTCCAGGAGAACGTCAACTACGAGGCGCTGTTCATGATCGACGGCGAGACGAACGCGGTCGACGAGGCGGAGACGCTGTACGGCGGTGCGGTCGAGGGCTACTACGAACCGCAGTCGGATCGGATCGTCGTCGTCTCGAACACCCCCGACGAACCCGAACTGAACGAGGTGGTGCTCGGCCACGAACTGGTCCACGCCCTGCAGGACCAGCACTTCGACCTGACGAACTACGATCGGGAGTCGCTCGACGGGAGCAACGCCGAGAACGGCCTCATCGAGGGCGACGCCGTCGCGGTCGAGCGGGCGTACGACCAGCGCTGTGGCGCCGAGTGGGAGTGTGTCCTCCCCGCCGACGGGCCGACCGAACTCCCCGACGACGTCAACTGGGGCCTCTACTTCACGATCTACCAGCCCTACGCCGACGGGCCCGACTACGTCGCCCACCTGCGCGAGCAGGGCGGCTGGGACGCCGTCGACGACGCCTACGACGATCCGCCGGCCAGCACGTCCGAGGTGATCCACCCCGGCGAGGACCGCGAGCCAGTCGAGACCGACGTCGCGGACCGATCGAGCGAGGACTGGGAACAGCTCGAGATCGACGGCGAACCGGCGACCGAGACCGTCGGCGAGGCCGGGATGGCCGCGATGTTCGCCGACGGGGCGATCGACCGGGACCGGCCGTCGGTGGTCTCCAGGGACGAGTTCCTCGGGATGGGGCTGTCCGGGGGCGAGGACCTTCGCTACGACCAGCCCTACACCGACGGCTGGGCCGGCGACGAACTGGTGACGTACGTCCCGGCCGACGCAGATACCAACGGGAGCGACGACCCGATCGCCGCGGCCGACGACGCCGGCTACGTCTGGCAGACCGAGTGGGTGTCCGAAGGGGAGGCACAGGCGTTCGTCGACGGCTACCTGCAACTGCTCGAGATCAACGGCGCGAGCGCGGTCGCCGACCGCCAGGACACCTACGAGATCGCGGACGGGTTCGCCGGCGCCTACTACGCCGAGCAGGACGGCGAGACGGTGACGATCGTCCACGCGCCGTCGATCGACGCGCTCGACGAGGTGGAGCAGGGTGCCGCACCCGAGGGCGACGATCGGCTCGAGGTCGACGAGGGAGGCGACGACGGGGCCGACGAGACTGGCTCCTGGAGCGACGAGATTCCCGGGTTCGGCCTTTCGATCGCCGTGCTCTCGCTGGTGCTCGGTACCCTCGCGGTCCGGAACGGCCGACGCCGGTAACCGTGGCACTTATCATCCGTCGTTCGAAGGCCACAGTCGATGGGCCGGGCCAGACTCTTCGCGATCGTCGCTCTCGTCGTCCTGTCGGGGTGTACGCTGCCCGGCACGCCGGGCCAGTTCGATCCCGATCGGGACCCCGGTCACGTCGCGGGGTACGCACACGACGATACCTTCGCGTTCGACGGGAGC
Encoded here:
- a CDS encoding Hvo_1808 family surface protein, giving the protein MRSTRVPLLVALVVLSLCAVPLSAAGGGGAPSATAGGIEGATSPAAVAAGDHAASAGATGTLDRAASTPAIQDRDDDHSTGDTIGYVEGYWYDDELPVDDREDATVDDDELDAVVYRAMARVEVIRERTFEDDVDVEVRSRSAYQAEQDDLFTDLGPAERLQENVNYEALFMIDGETNAVDEAETLYGGAVEGYYEPQSDRIVVVSNTPDEPELNEVVLGHELVHALQDQHFDLTNYDRESLDGSNAENGLIEGDAVAVERAYDQRCGAEWECVLPADGPTELPDDVNWGLYFTIYQPYADGPDYVAHLREQGGWDAVDDAYDDPPASTSEVIHPGEDREPVETDVADRSSEDWEQLEIDGEPATETVGEAGMAAMFADGAIDRDRPSVVSRDEFLGMGLSGGEDLRYDQPYTDGWAGDELVTYVPADADTNGSDDPIAAADDAGYVWQTEWVSEGEAQAFVDGYLQLLEINGASAVADRQDTYEIADGFAGAYYAEQDGETVTIVHAPSIDALDEVEQGAAPEGDDRLEVDEGGDDGADETGSWSDEIPGFGLSIAVLSLVLGTLAVRNGRRR
- a CDS encoding cysteine hydrolase family protein, giving the protein MHLEPDSTAVVVVDMQNGFCHPDGSLYAPGSEAVIEPIGDLVDRAREAGVRIVFTRDVHPPDQFEDAHYYDEFDRWGEHVVEGSWEAEIVEELPVEAADHVVEKHTYDAFQKTEFEGWLNARGIKDLVFVGTLANVCVLHSAGSAGLRDFRPLLVEDCIGAIEDEHQEYALEHADFLFGEVVESDDLTFGSEAA
- a CDS encoding nitrous oxide reductase accessory protein NosL, whose amino-acid sequence is MTRRDRTHDCAHGHPGGGAGTDRYSRRRLLGGIGAVAAAGLAGCLGSADGGDESPAEPIALDEGQTCDVCGMTIADHYGPAGQLFYADGKPGDRDGPARFDSLSELLASHEERVARGWTLRDAFVTDYSRVEYALRKREGVIYISSHVAADAFADATTLHYVVDSGVEGAMGEAIVPFGDRDDAEAFVAAHDGEIRGWDDLL